Proteins from a genomic interval of Phlebotomus papatasi isolate M1 chromosome 3, Ppap_2.1, whole genome shotgun sequence:
- the LOC129806861 gene encoding probable RNA-binding protein EIF1AD encodes MSRTTRRKHVLRENWMDNFDLPTENQTIVRVLQSRGNYLFDVESSKEEENFLVSMPTKFRKNMWVKRGDFILVEPIEEGNKVKAEIVKILTPEHIKEYTKANVWPKKFTQKRPHEEEEDAEEIGEFGLPENPNRRRIQQCEETSSESDSD; translated from the coding sequence ATGTCAAGGACAACCAGGAGGAAGCACGTCTTGAGGGAGAATTGGATGGATAATTTCGATCTTCCTACGGAAAATCAGACCATAGTCAGGGTTCTACAGTCCAGAGGGAATTATTTGTTTGACGTGGAATCGTCCAAAGaggaagaaaactttttggtgtCCATGCCAACAAAATTCCGGAAGAATATGTGGGTAAAACGTGGAGACTTTATTCTGGTGGAGCCCATTGAGGAAGGAAATAAGGTTAAAGCTGAAATTGTGAAGATTCTCACGCCAGAACACATCAAAGAGTACACAAAAGCCAATGTTTGGCCGAAAAAATTCACTCAGAAACGACCGCACGAAGAGGAGGAAGATGCTGAGGAAATTGGAGAATTTGGTCTTCCAGAGAATCCCAACAGAAGGAGAATTCAACAGTGCGAGGAAACGTCCAGCGAGAGTGATTCTGACTGA
- the LOC129806856 gene encoding dolichyl-diphosphooligosaccharide--protein glycosyltransferase subunit 1 produces the protein MRGNLCFLVLLGVLLTTHGAIDVEIENKNVDRTIDVISQLVKISYKITLEAKSKKDISLYTFVVPERDAEHLAYISAKDATKKELKLSDTKTKYGVSFRIALATPSANPVIYIETVFTKLLQPYPTQIAQSDKQLVRYFGHLYFYSPYKTLSQKTTVHMASRNVESYTQVKPVSQSDTILNYGPYENIGPFQEDELVVHYENHSPFLTVTRLERTIEVSHWGNIAVEETIDMVHSGAVLKGSFSRYDFQKDTRSGQSSVKSYKTILPASASGVYYRDTNGNISTSAMRILKDSVELDLRPRFPLFGGWKTHYTLGYNVPSFEYLFHSGENYLLKLRAIDHIFDDMAVDELVVKIILPEGSGNIKLITPYSVTRLPDSLHYTYLDTFGRPVISFTKRNLVENHISDLNLKYTFSRIMMLQEPLLVVGFFMILFVLVIIWMRLDFTISREKEVHHHKD, from the coding sequence ATGCGTGGAAATTTGTGTTTTCTGGTCCTGCTGGGGGTCCTCCTGACCACCCATGGGGCAATAGATGTGGAGATtgagaataaaaatgtagacaggACAATTGACGTGATATCGCAGCTCGTGAAGATCTCCTACAAGATAACCCTGGAGGCAAAATCCAAGAAGGATATCAGCCTGTACACCTTTGTGGTTCCTGAGAGGGATGCTGAACACCTGGCCTACATCTCTGCCAAGGATGCCACGAAGAAGGAGTTGAAATTGAGCGATACAAAGACAAAATATGGGGTTAGCTTTCGGATTGCTCTGGCCACTCCATCGGCAAATCCAGTAATTTACATCGAGACAGTGTTCACGAAGCTCCTGCAGCCGTATCCAACTCAAATAGCCCAGTCGGACAAGCAGTTGGTGAGGTACTTTGGGCATCTGTACTTCTACAGTCCGTACAAGACGCTGAGTCAGAAGACGACGGTGCACATGGCTTCGAGGAATGTCGAGAGCTACACCCAGGTCAAACCCGTCTCCCAGTCGGATACCATCCTGAATTATGGGCCGTACGAGAACATCGGACCCTTCCAGGAGGATGAACTGGTTGTGCACTATGAGAATCACTCGCCATTCCTCACGGTGACGCGCCTGGAGAGGACCATTGAGGTCTCCCATTGGGGAAATATTGCCGTGGAGGAAACCATCGATATGGTGCACTCCGGAGCTGTTCTCAAGGGCTCCTTCTCTCGCTACGACTTCCAAAAAGACACCCGAAGTGGCCAGTCTAGCGTCAAATCCTACAAAACCATCCTCCCGGCCTCAGCTTCCGGAGTCTACTATCGTGACACCAATGGCAACATCTCAACTTCTGCCATGCGCATCCTCAAGGATTCCGTCGAACTCGACCTTCGACCCCGATTCCCCCTTTTCGGCGGCTGGAAAACTCACTACACTCTCGGCTACAACGTCCCTTCCTTCGAGTACCTCTTCCATTCCGGCGAGAACTACCTCCTCAAACTCCGTGCCATCGATCACATCTTCGATGACATGGCCGTGGACGAGCTAGTAGTGAAAATCATCCTCCCCGAGGGCAGTGGAAACATCAAACTAATCACCCCGTACTCCGTCACCAGGCTCCCGGATTCCCTCCACTACACCTACCTGGACACCTTCGGCAGACCCGTCATCAGCTTCACGAAGCGCAATCTCGTGGAGAATCACATCAGTGATCTCAATCTCAAGTACACCTTCTCCAGGATCATGATGCTGCAGGAGCCTCTGCTCGTCGTTGGCTTCTTCATGATCCTCTTTGTGCTGGTCATCATCTGGATGCGATTGGACTTTACCATTTCGCGCGAGAAGGAAGTTCACCATCACAAAGATTAG
- the LOC129806849 gene encoding adenylyl cyclase-associated protein 1 isoform X3 yields MGQSLSVYFGRTLIINDVKNCNNPDCDPNVKPSTAAELEALIVRLEKIVDRLERSVSARELAIVNQTLDSAKKSDALALKDSIERADCYLTQEESLDFELPPPPTPPPTATVAQNFSALSADLEQRINNLEESVVRNGRAEQEDVIPTVVQLISKEKPKETASMSVQGYEDIVAGSVAQFLKLSQKIGGDVAAQAELVRGAFDAQLKYVTLASQSAQPPQDRQMQLLQPTSERIAAIQDFREKHRTSPFFNHLSAISESIPALGWVCVAPTPGPHVKEMNDAGQFYTNRVLKEWREKDATHVEWTRAWIQTLTDLQQYIKQHHTTGLVWSGKGQVPSGGCPPPPPPGIPPPPPVMPLEELSLSGDDRSALFAEINRGEDITKNLKKVSADMQTHKNPALRSGPAPFKAPKSVTNPATGGAKPTEAPNKPPVFSRDGKKWIIEYQKSNPGLLIDNAEMNNVAYMFRCQDSTLTVKGKINSVVIDSCKKCSILFDSLVSSIEFVNCQSVQMQVLGKVPTISIDKTDGCQMYLSDQSLEVEIISSKSSEMNVLIPKGNGDYTEQPIPEQFKTTIKGKSLNTICVESLG; encoded by the exons ATGGGTCAGAGCTTGAGTGTATACTTTGGCCGAACACTAATAATCAATGATGTGAAAAACTGCAATAATCCAG ATTGCGATCCGAACGTTAAACCATCAACAGCAGCTGAACTTGAGGCATTAATTGTGCGTCTGGAGAAGATTGTTGATCGCCTAGAGAGATCGGTATCTGCTAGGGAATTAGCCATTGTCAATCAGACACTAGATTCAGCAAAGAAATCAGACGCTCTTGCACTAAAAGATTCCATCGAAAGGGCAGATTGCTATTTGACCCAGGAAGAGTCGTTGGATTTTGAATTACCACCCCCACCAACTCCGCCCCCAACAGCCACAGTAGCACAGAATTTTTCAGCTTTGTCGGCTGATCTTGAGCAGAGAATCAACAATCTCGAGGAGAGTGTCGTGAGGAACGGACGGGCAGAGCAGGAAGACGTAATTCCAACGGTTGTGCAACTTATTTCCAAGGAAAAGCCCAAGGAAACTGCTAGTATGAGTGTCCAGGGATATGAGGATATTGTGGCTGGGAGTGTCGCCCAGTTTTTGAAGCTGTCCCAGAAAATTGGGGGAGATGTAGCTGCCCAGGCTGAGCTCGTAAGGGGAGCCTTTGATGCTCAATTGAA GTATGTGACTCTGGCAAGTCAATCGGCTCAGCCACCGCAGGATCGTCAAATGCAGCTATTGCAGCCGACGTCGGAGCGCATTGCTGCCATCCAGGACTTCCGGGAGAAGCATCGCACTTCGCCATTTTTCAATCATTTGTCCGCCATCAGTGAGAGCATCCCAGCTCTTGGCTGGGTTTGCGTAGCGCCTACTCCTGGGCCCCATGTCAAGGAGATGAATGATGCTGGGCAGTTTTACACGAACAGAGTGCTGAAGGAGTGGCGTGAGAAGGATGCCACTCACGTTGAGTGGACCAGAGCCTGGATTCAGACACTCACGGATCTGCAGCAGTACATTAAGCAGCATCATACGACTGGACTCGTGTGGTCGGGCAAGGGACAGGTTCCCAGTGGAGGATGCCCACCTCCGCCACCACCCGGAATTCCTCCACCGCCTCCAGTGATGCCCCTGGAGGAATTATCGCTGAGCGGAGATGATCGAAGTGCTCTCTTTGCCGAAATCAATCGTGGGGAGGATATCACGAAAA atttgaagAAAGTGAGCGCTGATATGCAGACGCACAAGAATCCAGCTCTTAGATCAGGTCCAGCACCATTCAAGGCACCAAAAAGTGTGACAAACCCTGCGACTGGAGGAGCTAAACCAACAGAAGCTCCAAATAAACCGCCCGTATTTTCACGTGATGGCAAAAAGTGGATCATT GAGTACCAGAAGTCCAATCCTGGTCTCTTGATTGATAATGCCGAGATGAACAATGTGGCCTACATGTTCAGGTGCCAAGACTCTACCTTGACTGTCAAGGGCAAGATCAACAGCGTGGTGATTGATTCATGCAAGAAGTGCTCAATTCTCTTTGACTCACTCGTATCGTCCATTGAGTTTGTCAATTGCCAGAGTGTCCAGATGCAGGTCCTGGGCAAAGTGCCTACGATCTCCATCGACAAGACGGACGGTTGCCAAATGTATCTCTCTGATCAGTCCTTGGAAGTAGAGATCATCTCATCCAAGTCGTCAGAGATGAATGTTCTAATTCCGAAGGGCAATGGAGACTAt ACTGAGCAGCCAATTCCGGAACAATTTAAGACAACCATCAAAGGAAAGTCTCTCAATACGATTTGTGTGGAGAGTTTGGGCTGA